From the Huiozyma naganishii CBS 8797 chromosome 2, complete genome genome, one window contains:
- the VMA13 gene encoding H(+)-transporting V1 sector ATPase subunit H (similar to Saccharomyces cerevisiae VMA13 (YPR036W); ancestral locus Anc_7.450) yields MSTGNRKILLDSTHFSEIRSIIRSRSVAWDALARASELSELDASVAKRLENLLVRGSASDEELAQLKVDANVVEPLIHLLGNSSNNDSIKSAQNLVSELLSCQRATVSDDTVEYFRDHPEQLVELYAVSFKPNDDLQTVLISSFNIVSLLIQRGLTNDKLVEQFLNNEKFLRILTNTKQMDTCYVCIRLLQELCTVQSYKSLVWANESQVLPTVFEIIGSNRSSGTNGGATNAVLMNTNSNNLGIQLQYYSLLLVWLLTFNCDIASELESKHLKELLGLLRLVKITIKEKISRVCIGILLQCCSSHVRGHKTFIKELILLGNGIATLDSLSERKYSDQELRQDIASLREILEAEYKELTSFDEYLAEINSRLISWTPPHVDSSFWVDNIDRFKQDNWKLFKRLISLLIEAQTTATTTTDDDTANERDGKKTRDRLVIQVLLNDITHVIELLPDESVDVLNKMNGKVVIMQLLNHSDSRVKYEALKATQSIIGYTFK; encoded by the coding sequence ATGAGCACTGGGAACAGGAAGATTCTGCTGGACAGCACGCATTTCAGTGAGATACGCAGCATAATAAGGTCGCGGTCTGTTGCGTGGGATGCGCTGGCACGGGCCTCGGAGTTGAGCGAGCTGGATGCGTCCGTGGCGAAGCGGCTGGAGAACCTGCTCGTGAGGGGCTCCGCCTCTGACGAGGAGCTTGCGCAGTTGAAAGTCGATGCGAACGTCGTCGAGCCCCTGATCCACCTATTGGGCAACTCTAGCAACAACGATTCGATCAAATCCGCACAGAATCTTGTCTCCGAGTTGCTCTCCTGTCAGAGGGCCACCGTGTCTGACGACACGGTCGAGTACTTCAGGGACCACCCTGAACAGCTCGTGGAGTTGTACGCGGTCTCCTTCAAGCCGAATGACGACTTGCAGACCGTGCTGATCTCTTCCTTCAATATAGTCTCGTTGCTGATCCAACGCGGGCTCACCAACGATAAGCTCGTTGAGcagttcttgaacaacgagaagTTCCTACGGATCTTGACCAACACAAAGCAGATGGACACATGTTACGTGTGCATACGGTTGCTGCAAGAACTGTGCACCGTGCAGAGTTACAAGAGTCTCGTATGGGCGAACGAGTCGCAAGTGCTCCCCACCGTGTTTGAGATCATTGGCAGCAATCGCAGTTCCGGGACCAACGGCGGTGCTACAAACGCTGTGCTGATGAACACGAACTCGAACAACCTGGGGATCCAATTGCAGTACTACTCCCTGCTGCTCGTATGGTTATTGACTTTCAACTGCGACATTGCGAGTGAATTGGAATCGAAGCACTTGAAGGAGCTTCTGGGTCTCTTGAGACTTGTGAAGATCACTATCAAGGAGAAGATATCGCGTGTCTGCATTGGGATCCTGTTGCAATGCTGTTCGAGCCACGTTCGAGGCCACAAGACGTTTATCAAGGAGTTGATCTTGCTTGGGAACGGGATCGCGACGCTGGACAGCCTCAGCGAGCGGAAGTACTCCGACCAGGAACTTCGGCAGGATATTGCTTCTCTGCGGGAAATCCTCGAGGCGGAGTACAAGGAACTGACCTCCTTTGATGAGTACTTAGCTGAGATAAATTCGAGGCTGATAAGCTGGACGCCACCGCATGTGGACAGTTCATTCTGGGTGGACAACATTGATAGATTCAAGCAGGATAACtggaaactgttcaagagacTGATCAGTCTTTTGATCGAGGCGCAGACCACCGctacgacgacgacggATGACGACACAGCAAACGAGAGGGACGGCAAGAAGACAAGGGATAGGCTGGTGATACAGGTGCTGTTGAACGACATCACGCACGTAATCGAGTTGCTTCCTGACGAGAGCGTGGACGTTCTCAACAAAATGAACGGTAAAGTGGTCATCATGCAGTTGCTCAACCACAGCGATTCCCGCGTGAAGTACGAAGCACTGAAGGCCACACAGTCCATCATCGGGTATACTTTCAAGTAG
- the GLN1 gene encoding glutamate--ammonia ligase (similar to Saccharomyces cerevisiae GLN1 (YPR035W); ancestral locus Anc_7.449) — MAETEHMQKTAILQKFLDLDQRGSVIAEYVWIDGTGNMRSKGRTLNKKITSVEQLPEWNFDGSSTNQAPGHDSDIYLKPVALYPDPFRGGDNIVVLAECFNNDGTPNKFNHRHEAAKLFNAHKDEEIWFGLEQEYTLFDMYDNVYGWPKGGFPAPQGPYYCGVGAGKVYARDVIEAHYRACLYAGINLSGINAEVMPSQWEFQVGPCTGIAMGDQLWMARYFLHRVAEEFGVKISFHPKPLKGDWNGAGCHTNVSTKNMRAPGGMKYIDEAIEKLSKRHLEHIKLYGADNELRLTGRHETASMTAFSAGVANRGASIRIPRAVAREGYGYFEDRRPASNIDPYLVTGIMCETVCGAIDDADMSKEFDRESS, encoded by the coding sequence ATGGCTGAAACAGAACATATGCAAAAGACTGCTATATTACAGAAATTCCTCGATTTGGACCAGAGGGGCTCAGTTATCGCCGAGTACGTGTGGATCGACGGGACCGGTAACATGCGTTCCAAGGGCAGAActctgaacaagaagatcaCCTCGGTGGAACAGCTCCCAGAGTGGAACTTCGACGGGTCCTCGACCAACCAGGCCCCAGGCCACGACTCGGACATCTACCTGAAGCCCGTCGCTCTGTACCCTGACCCCTTCAGAGGCGGTGACAACATCGTCGTGCTTGCCGAGTGTTTCAACAACGACGGCACTCCAAACAAGTTCAACCACAGACACGAGGCCGCTAAGCTGTTCAACGCACACAAGGACGAAGAGATCTGGTTCGGGCTGGAACAGGAGTACACGCTGTTCGACATGTACGACAACGTCTACGGGTGGCCAAAGGGCGGGTTCCCTGCGCCACAGGGACCTTACTACTGTGGTGTCGGTGCTGGGAAAGTCTACGCAAGAGACGTCATCGAGGCTCACTACAGAGCCTGTCTGTACGCGGGGATTAACTTGTCCGGGATCAACGCGGAGGTGATGCCCTCGCAATGGGAGTTCCAAGTCGGTCCATGTACTGGGATCGCCATGGGTGACCAATTGTGGATGGCAAGATACTTCTTGCATAGAGTCGCCGAGGAGTTCGGTGTCAAGATCTCGTTCCATCCAAAACCTTTGAAGGGCGACTGGAACGGTGCCGGGTGCCACACTAACGTCTCCACGAAGAACATGAGAGCCCCAGGCGGGATGAAGTACATCGACGAAGCGATCGAGAAATTGTCCAAGAGACATCTAGAACACATCAAGTTGTACGGTGCCGATAACGAATTGAGGCTCACGGGGAGACACGAGACCGCCTCAATGACCGCCTTCTCTGCAGGTGTCGCCAACAGAGGCGCATCCATCAGAATCCCAAGAGCAGTCGCAAGAGAGGGGTACGGCTACTTCGAGGACCGTAGACCGGCTTCCAACATCGACCCATACTTGGTCACCGGTATCATGTGTGAAACCGTCTGCGGTGCCATCGACGATGCCGACATGAGCAAAGAGTTCGACAGGGAATCCTCCTAA
- the ARP7 gene encoding Arp7p (similar to Saccharomyces cerevisiae ARP7 (YPR034W); ancestral locus Anc_7.448) — protein MTTDKRCAVIHHEASHTVAGFSNKEVPEGVIPSGYAKLSSDDKTLVFDKYEMVSMGKSGAGAEVYTLFDENDVPYNWDALAQQWGYIYESVLQCTANEVPLVVTMPAFSKPERARLVMMRYMDMAFYRFNVPVVQFVIEPLAIALSMGKSSALVIDIGTNGCTVTPVYDGVVVRTGCVRSKYGGAFLDYLAKTKMSEKLGQDQEGSGSSLQVWYEANTWIQDFKASMLEVADKDLAELETFYREQAEMFARQHEQMQMQQFGGGPTTIQTNNPLEQAKNFLYRPTGKTVPLTARECYAIPEALFNPSRVSEKFHREDGLGELIGKSIKKAAASISSLGSTANSLGSMGASMTLPSKTPGNSSTSHNSGNHNGANNSNNTAMPNAGAKSGITTPEQVYTSLLTNVIITGAASLIDGIESRIIRELSIRFPQYKLVTFANQNLMDRQLQSWMGAATMANLPSWELGKWYTKEDYEAAKQGGNTDPSR, from the coding sequence ATGACTACGGATAAAAGATGCGCGGTGATTCACCATGAGGCGTCGCATACCGTTGCTGGGTTCAGCAACAAGGAGGTGCCCGAGGGCGTTATCCCGTCCGGTTACGCCAAGCTATCGAGCGATGACAAGACGCTTGTGTTTGACAAGTACGAGATGGTGAGCATGGGGAAAAGTGGTGCTGGTGCGGAGGTGTACACGCTTTTCGACGAGAACGACGTGCCGTACAATTGGGACGCGTTGGCGCAGCAGTGGGGGTACATATACGAAAGCGTGCTGCAGTGCACGGCGAACGAGGTGCCGCTGGTGGTCACGATGCCTGCGTTTTCGAAACCGGAGAGGGCGAGGCTCGTGATGATGAGGTACATGGACATGGCGTTCTACAGGTTCAATGTGCCCGTGGTCCAGTTTGTGATTGAGCCGTTGGCCATTGCGTTGTCGATGGGGAAAAGTTCCGCCTTGGTTATCGATATCGGTACCAACGGATGCACCGTTACACCGGTGTACGatggtgttgttgtgcGTACAGGGTGCGTGCGGTCCAAGTACGGCGGTGCGTTCCTGGACTACTTGGCCAAGACGAAGATGTCCGAGAAATTGGGgcaagatcaagaaggttCCGGGTCATCGCTGCAGGTGTGGTACGAGGCGAACACGTGGATTCAGGATTTCAAAGCGTCGATGCTTGAAGTCGCTGACAAGGATCTTGCAGAGTTGGAGACTTTCTACAGGGAGCAAGCGGAGATGTTCGCAAGGCAACATGAACAGATGCAAATGCAGCAATTTGGTGGGGGCCCTACTACGATCCAAACTAACAACCCGCTTGAACAGGCGAAgaacttcttgtacagaCCCACGGGGAAGACTGTGCCTTTGACTGCTAGAGAATGTTACGCGATCCCGGAGGCGCTGTTCAACCCATCAAGGGTCTCCGAGAAGTTCCACAGGGAGGACGGCCTCGGTGAGTTGATTGGGAAGTCGATCAAGAAGGCCGCTGCGAGTATAAGCTCTCTTGGAAGCACTGCGAACTCACTGGGGAGCATGGGCGCGTCAATGACACTCCCCAGCAAGACACCTGGGAACTCCTCCACGTCGCACAACTCGGGGAACCACAACGGTGCTAACAACAGTAACAACACTGCGATGCCCAATGCGGGTGCCAAGAGTGGGATCACCACACCGGAGCAAGTGTACACGTCTTTACTCACAAACGTCATTATAACGGGTGCCGCCTCGCTGATTGATGGGATCGAGTCCCGGATCATCAGAGAGTTATCGATACGGTTCCCGCAGTACAAGCTGGTCACGTTTGCCAACCAAAACCTGATGGACAGACAGTTGCAAAGCTGGATGGGTGCCGCGACAATGGCGAACCTACCCTCCTGGGAACTGGGCAAGTGGTATACGAAGGAGGACTACGAGGCAGCAAAACAAGGGGGGAATACGGACCCATCGCGATag
- the HTS1 gene encoding histidine--tRNA ligase (similar to Saccharomyces cerevisiae HTS1 (YPR033C); ancestral locus Anc_7.445), with the protein MIRRAIGRIIPQVTASRSNHIKRVMSEISNANAEKPAAAVAPQEGEKKNKKSSKKASKLQVQLKTPKGTKDWADTDMVIREAIFETLSGIFKRHGGVTIDTPVFELREILSGKYGEDSKLIYNLEDQGGELTSLRYDLTVPFARFVAMNNVQNIKRYHIAKVYRRDQPAMTKGRMREFYQCDFDVAGAYEALVPDAEILSIIVEGLTALGINDFKIKLNHRKILDGIFKIAGVADEDVRKISSAVDKLDKSPWEAVKREMTEEKGQTEETDGKNWGSTVKLKGSLSEVYESLAKDDAILNNELAKQGLDEIKTLMGYTSAFNIDQFISFDLSLARGLDYYTGLIYEAVTEASAPPENAVELKKKSKTAEDASEYVGVGSIAAGGRYDNLVNMFAKASGKNSAQIPCVGISFGVERLFSLIKQRTHLTNTIKPSSTQVYIMAFGGGKDWTGYLPERMQVAKQLWTEGIEAEYVYKSKANPRKQFEAAEKSGASIAVILGKEEFADGQVRIKRLGPEFADDDGELVPTANMVETVKEKLLTAQKDGVNDVTRLLRGL; encoded by the coding sequence ATGATCAGGAGGGCAATTGGCCGTATTATACCACAAGTAACAGCGTCGAGGTCGAATCATATCAAGAGAGTCATGTCGGAGATTTCCAATGCCAATGCTGAGAAGCCCGCGGCCGCAGTGGCCCCGCAGGAGGgtgagaagaagaataagaagaGCTCGAAGAAGGCGTCGAAGCTGCAGGTGCAGCTGAAGACCCCCAAAGGGACGAAGGACTGGGCGGATACGGATATGGTCATTAGAGAGGCCATTTTTGAGACGCTGTCTGGTATCTTTAAGAGACACGGTGGGGTCACGATTGACACTCCAGTGTTTGAGTTGCGCGAGATTCTGTCTGGGAAATACGGTGAGGATTCGAAATTGATTTACAACCTTGAGGACCAAGGTGGTGAGTTGACGTCACTGCGTTACGATCTAACAGTGCCATTTGCTAGGTTCGTCGCGATGAACAACGTACAGAACATCAAGCGGTACCATATCGCGAAGGTGTACAGGAGGGACCAGCCGGCTATGACCAAGGGCAGAATGAGAGAATTTTACCAGTGTGACTTCGACGTCGCGGGTGCATACGAGGCACTTGTCCCGGATGCAGAGATCCTGTCCATCATCGTCGAGGGGCTAACCGCTCTCGGGATCAATGACTTCAAGATCAAACTCAACCACAGGAAGATCCTCGACGGGATATTTAAGATCGCAGGTGTCGCGGATGAGGACGTCAGGAAGATCTCCTCAGCGGTCGACAAACTGGACAAGAGCCCCTGGGAGGCAGTCAAGAGAGAAATGACCGAGGAGAAGGGACAGACGGAGGAAACAGACGGAAAGAATTGGGGGAGTACCGTCAAATTGAAGGGTTCCCTCAGCGAGGTCTACGAAAGCCTCGCCAAGGACGACGCCATTCTCAACAACGAGCTTGCAAAGCAGGGGctcgacgagatcaagaCGCTAATGGGCTACACTAGCGCCTTCAACATTGACCAATTCATCTCGTTCGACCTTTCGCTTGCTAGAGGGCTGGACTACTACACGGGGCTCATCTACGAGGCTGTTACGGAAGCCTCCGCTCCTCCAGAGAACGCAGtcgaattgaagaagaaatctaAGACCGCAGAGGACGCCTCAGAGTACGTGGGGGTCGGCTCGATTGCGGCCGGTGGTCGTTACGACAACCTTGTCAACATGTTCGCCAAGGCGTCCGGGAAAAACTCAGCACAGATCCCCTGTGTCGGGATCTCTTTTGGTGTCGAGAGACTGTTCTCGCTCATCAAGCAGAGAACACACTTGACAAACACCATCAAACCATCGTCCACACAGGTGTACATCATGGCATTCGGTGGTGGGAAGGACTGGACGGGTTACCTCCCTGAAAGAATGCAGGTCGCCAAACAACTCTGGACCGAGGGCATCGAAGCGGAGTACGTGTACAAATCAAAGGCCAACCCAAGAAAACAATTTGAAGCTGCCGAGAAATCGGGTGCCTCGATTGCCGTTATTTTGGGTAAGGAGGAATTCGCTGACGGCCAAGTCCGGATTAAGAGACTAGGTCCCGAGTTTGCCGACGACGATGGCGAACTCGTTCCCACTGCGAACATGGTCGAAACTGTCAAGGAGAAACTGCTTACTGCTCAGAAGGACGGTGTCAATGACGTCACCCGCTTGTTGAGAGGGTTATAA
- the SRO7 gene encoding Rab GTPase-binding protein SRO7 (similar to Saccharomyces cerevisiae SRO77 (YBL106C) and SRO7 (YPR032W); ancestral locus Anc_7.442) translates to MVDKRDLSPISKMFKVGRFSEKTIRKASETITGGEDSSDRTLAGLLKVVAVNQYGLRGKVIKLAYDSVQGLMAAATDAGEIHIFGQQQIDVKLNTDREAQAREMVFVNGRYLTLVDTKDRIITISLESKTFLKSSLLPASVSCIATDPMLTWILLGLEDGTVIPYDVAECTLSNYIVKNWQVIKFFKESKSSKVISLQWNPRDLNTILISYSHVSMTYSLTERKIKQHFIYNIPPFAPGGDYSTNVKIKRTPKVIQSLFHPNSLFILTIHSDNSLVFWDANTGTLIEARTLFDDGINIPVPGLQSKDVIPSLPHIKKATWLCERDSEYTALLIANGPSDTDSNSQSLTLMDFGKTPLYSLNSYESVSNYFINAKRQKLFPILNSSPVKDILPMATSSPFFNGAHDPKVISVLLENGEIETLFYPIGVFASTTSLFPQGLDWVRPISTLVYGVSISEESWLNMTAVAPPSTCVLTGGIPSKKVVPVRKKSSSLLFTGHSNGSVRIWNTMIGVGDNNTVFEVNAADVLNAAHSKSVEMISFSPENLSMAVAIKTGDVVVYKFGDNEYYSVDDGFQDEKLATKFRRFSLNDFTASVVDVSDRAPLQLKFGFMPQIAIKSQKRNVTALCISNIEFLAISYDDSSLIVIDQRNSEVIFDKRLKELNDLKTSNYVTSLNFSIMVCGEDNYSSILLLCGTNTGSIAVFKVLPHKDSFRQDYVKAIQNIVPGGVKKICTLNEITSDSCDATMWVMSKLVQGPMINGYIIALGAKDLCLFRVGKTKKTVKSFDVPIRDAGVCSTRTNNGSTKISVFVLLLTDGSLKILSLPDMKLINTLQHPSSLDGIRDSSILNTGEILVRNGRYHASLLSIFAEDQITKVPSNSDIIFSADASLPNRPQVNSLQWMRGTGYITEKQISDLFAVKLRQFNSGQSPVLLPAVGVFGGGESNTNRGLNRADSTKRYSLTNDILKKSSPSTPKRYSLTNNLFRKASRRMERHWDSVEDKIDDYTTDLGEGLNDMVQDTGKGVVRSSFM, encoded by the coding sequence ATGGTAGACAAAAGGGACCTTAGTCCCATATCCAAGATGTTTAAAGTGGGGAGATTCTCAGAAAAGACAATAAGGAAAGCATCGGAGACCATAACCGGAGGTGAAGATAGTTCTGACCGTACTTTGGCTGGTTTACTCAAAGTTGTTGCGGTTAATCAGTACGGGCTTAGAGGGAAAGTTATCAAACTTGCTTATGACAGTGTTCAGGGGTTAATGGCCGCTGCGACCGATGCAGGAGAGATTCACATTTTTGGCCAACAGCAAATAGACGTAAAGCTGAATACAGATCGAGAGGCGCAGGCGAGAGAAATGGTGTTTGTAAATGGTCGTTACTTAACACTTGTTGACACAAAAGATAGGATTATTACAATATCATTGGAATCCAAgaccttcttgaagtctAGCTTACTACCTGCCAGTGTGTCCTGCATTGCAACCGACCCCATGTTAACGTGGATTTTATTGGGGTTGGAAGATGGCACTGTGATACCATACGACGTTGCAGAATGTACACTATCGAACTACATTGTGAAAAACTGGCAAGTaatcaagtttttcaaagagagtAAAAGCTCCAAAGTGATTTCGCTACAATGGAATCCAAGAGACCTGAACACTATTTTGATATCGTACAGCCATGTATCGATGACATACTCCTTAACGGAGAGGAAGATAAAACAGCATTTTATTTACAACATACCGCCCTTTGCACCTGGTGGTGACTACTCCACTAATGTGAAAATCAAGAGAACGCCTAAAGTCATTCAATCATTGTTTCATCCGAACTCTCTCTTTATACTTACCATACACAGCGATAACTCTTTGGTATTTTGGGATGCAAATACTGGGACCCTAATAGAAGCTAGAACTTTGTTTGATGATGGCATAAATATTCCAGTCCCAGGGCTACAATCGAAAGACGTAATACCGTCTCTACCACATATAAAAAAGGCGACATGGTTGTGCGAAAGGGATAGTGAGTATACGGCCTTGCTGATTGCAAACGGGCCTTCTGATACAGACAGTAATAGTCAAAGTTTAACACTAATGGATTTTGGGAAAACGCCGCTCTACTCTTTAAACTCTTATGAGAGTGTGAGTAACTATTTCATCAACGCTAAGAGACAGAAATTGTTCCCCATCCTCAACAGCTCCCCTGTAAAAGACATTCTACCCATGGCTACATCTTCGCCTTTTTTTAATGGGGCCCACGATCCAAAAGTTATTTCCGTTTTACTGGAAAACGGTGAAATAGAAACATTATTTTATCCTATTGGGGTCTTTGCAAGTACAACATCCCTATTTCCACAGGGGCTAGACTGGGTAAGACCTATTTCAACACTAGTATATGGTGTTTCCATTTCCGAAGAATCGTGGCTGAATATGACCGCCGTCGCTCCACCTTCAACTTGCGTTCTAACGGGCGGCATACCGTCGAAAAAGGTTGTCCCAGTCAGAAAGAAATCCTCCTCGCTGTTATTTACGGGCCACTCGAACGGGTCTGTGCGTATCTGGAATACCATGATAGGTGTTGGAGACAATAACACTGTCTTTGAGGTAAATGCTGCAGATGTTTTGAACGCTGCCCATTCCAAAAGTGTTGAAatgatttctttttcaccTGAGAATTTATCGATGGCAGTAGCGATTAAAACAGGGGATGTTGTTGTGTATAAGTTTGGTGATAACGAGTATTACAGTGTTGACGATGGGTTTCAAGATGAGAAATTGGCCACAAAATTTCGGCGGTTTTCGTTGAACGATTTCACAGCatctgttgttgatgtcAGTGACAGAGCACCTTTGCAACTTAAATTTGGATTCATGCCCCAGATAGCAATCAAATCCCAGAAAAGAAATGTGACTGCGTTGTGTATCAGCAACATCGAGTTTCTTGCGATTTCCTATGATGATTCCTCCCTGATAGTCATTGACCAACGAAACTCAGAAGTAATATTCGATAAAAGgttgaaagagttgaatGACCTCAAGACAAGCAACTATGTTACATCACTCAATTTCTCCATTATGGTGTGTGGAGAAGATAATTACTCAAGTATACTACTACTTTGTGGTACCAATACTGGAAGCATCGCCGTTTTCAAAGTGCTCCCCCATAAGGATAGCTTTAGGCAAGATTACGTTAAAGCAATTCAAAACATAGTGCCAGGAGGCGTGAAAAAAATCTGTACACTCAATGAAATAACATCTGACAGTTGCGATGCCACAATGTGGGTCATGTCTAAGTTAGTCCAGGGCCCAATGATCAACGGATATATTATTGCTTTGGGTGCAAAAGATCTCTGTCTCTTCCGGGTCGGTAAAACCAAAAAGACTGTGAAGAGCTTTGATGTTCCTATTCGCGACGCTGGAGTTTGTTCCACACGGACTAACAATGGTTCAACGAAAATTAGCGTATTTGTGCTTCTGCTGACTGATGGGAGCTTAAAAATCCTTTCCCTACCTGACATGAAGCTAATAAATACTCTACAACATCCCTCATCGCTGGACGGGATCAGAGACAGCTCCATACTCAATACAGGAGAAATACTGGTACGAAATGGCAGATACCATGCCTCTCTTTTATCGATTTTTGCGGAGGATCAAATTACAAAAGTGCCAAGTAATTCTGATATTATCTTCTCCGCCGATGCTTCTTTACCTAACCGACCTCAGGTTAATTCGTTACAGTGGATGAGGGGGACAGGGTATATTACTGAAAAACAGATAAGCGACCTGTTTGCGGTCAAATTGCGCCAATTCAATAGTGGTCAATCTCCGGTACTCCTGCCGGCGGTCGGAGTTTTTGGCGGTGGAGAGAGCAATACGAACCGTGGCTTAAACAGGGCCGATTCGACTAAGAGATACTCCCTAACGaatgatattttgaagaagagttCTCCGTCTACTCCGAAGAGGTACAGTTTAACAAACAACTTGTTTAGGAAGGCCTCTAGACGTATGGAACGTCATTGGGACTCAGTGGAGGACAAAATTGATGATTACACGACTGACTTGGGAGAAGGACTCAACGATATGGTCCAAGATACTGGCAAGGGTGTTGTGAGGTCCTCATTtatgtaa